In Solidesulfovibrio sp., the following proteins share a genomic window:
- a CDS encoding HDOD domain-containing protein translates to MARVNIDELRPGMVLGRDVCGKNGRMLLSAGTVLEPSHLRVLRIWGVSAVCLARGREPATAAGAGETADGRERAREALAARFALTDRAHPAVAALYRFCLRDLARTDRCPLPAKAPPAVEDAALPPAPGDPEALVADDPSLASFPDIYFRLRQAIDDPGASAGRIAGIIGDDPGLAARLLRLANSPFYGLTRPIDSLARGVLRIGAGELAQLALGVAVVERFRDIPACCLTMRQIWEHAVGCGVLARVLGAHVGGISQERLFVSGLLHDLGRLVLLRRLPRHMALAMHLARERSEPLFAVERALLGFDHAAVGRALLELWHLPPELAAAVGDHHLDRGMDLDAAIVHVADVATVAMGLGSNGSPLVPPLSCAAWERLGIEPDTLAVALSQSRRQVDDIVASLLG, encoded by the coding sequence ATGGCCAGGGTCAATATCGACGAACTGCGGCCGGGCATGGTGCTCGGCAGGGACGTGTGTGGCAAGAACGGCCGGATGCTGCTGTCCGCCGGCACGGTCCTTGAGCCCAGCCATCTGCGGGTGCTGCGCATCTGGGGCGTGAGCGCCGTGTGCCTGGCCCGGGGCCGCGAACCGGCGACGGCCGCCGGGGCCGGGGAGACGGCGGACGGGCGGGAGCGGGCCCGGGAAGCCCTCGCCGCGCGCTTTGCCCTGACCGACCGCGCCCATCCGGCCGTGGCGGCGCTATACCGGTTCTGCCTGCGCGACCTGGCCAGGACGGATCGCTGCCCCCTGCCGGCCAAGGCCCCGCCGGCGGTCGAGGACGCGGCGCTGCCGCCGGCCCCGGGCGATCCCGAGGCCTTGGTGGCCGACGATCCTTCCCTGGCCAGTTTTCCGGACATCTATTTCCGCCTGCGCCAAGCCATCGACGACCCCGGCGCCTCGGCCGGCCGCATCGCCGGCATCATCGGCGACGACCCGGGCCTGGCGGCGCGGCTGCTGCGCCTGGCCAACAGCCCTTTTTACGGCCTGACCCGGCCCATCGATTCCCTGGCCCGGGGGGTGCTGCGCATCGGCGCCGGGGAGCTGGCCCAGCTGGCCCTGGGCGTGGCCGTGGTGGAACGGTTCCGGGACATTCCCGCCTGCTGCCTGACCATGCGCCAGATCTGGGAGCATGCCGTGGGCTGCGGGGTCCTGGCCCGGGTGCTGGGCGCCCATGTCGGCGGCATCTCCCAGGAACGGCTGTTCGTGTCCGGGCTGCTCCACGACCTGGGCCGGCTGGTGCTGTTGCGCCGCCTGCCCCGGCACATGGCCCTGGCCATGCACCTGGCCCGGGAGCGGTCCGAGCCCCTGTTCGCGGTGGAACGGGCGCTTTTGGGTTTCGACCACGCCGCCGTGGGCCGGGCGCTTTTGGAGCTGTGGCATCTGCCGCCGGAACTGGCGGCGGCCGTGGGCGATCATCACCTGGACCGCGGCATGGATCTGGACGCGGCCATCGTCCACGTGGCCGACGTGGCCACCGTGGCCATGGGGCTGGGGTCCAACGGCTCGCCCCTGGTGCCGCCCCTGTCTTGCGCCGCCTGGGAGCGCCTGGGCATCGAGCCGGACACGCTGGCCGTGGCGCTGTCCCAGTCCAGGCGGCAGGTGGACGACATCGTGGCCAGCCTGCTCGGGTAG